The Candidatus Poribacteria bacterium region GCCAGGAGGTGGCAACTTTTCAGGCATCACGAAATCCCAGTCTTGCTCAGCAATGCGCAGTGCCATCTTCCGATCGATCTCGACTTGTACAAGTTCTACAGCCACAGACGGGAGATTCTCTATATCCGGGAACACCGATTCTTGAACAGGAAGTTGCTTGACTTTCGTGATACGAAACTTCAACTCGGCGATCTTCCGTTTGAAGCGTTTCTGCTCCACTTCAACGTAATAGTCCGTCAGGTCGTTGATCTCTTTGATAGCAGGTTTGATAACATCCCGGTTGAGGGCTTTGTAGATTTTATATTCATTTTTCTCAAGCCCCATGAATTCTCTGAAGATTTCAATCGACATAAAGGGGGTTTCACCTTGCTGTCGATCGGCATCGAAGTAATCGAAGCAGACTTCCCATAACACGAGCGCATATTTGCTGGTGAACTGGTTTTGTAGGCGTAGATTGAGTTTCGTATAAATACGAGGGTTGTGGAGTTGTAGGCGGAGATGTGGCGCGAACCCATACGTGCAGATACCATCTTTTATTTTTGCCGATGCCAACAAACTCGCAACGCCCCATTCCTGTTTATTGTCCTTGCCCAAGATATTCCATTCGACCGTGCAATCGACAAGTGCCTCTAATGTTTCTTTGAGATAGTCCGCGTTATGGCTGTTAAAGCCGAGTTTTCTTGAGAGTTCAGCAACACTGACACTATAGATGTCCGTATTCGGCAGTTCGTTGTAAGCATTCGCGAGGAGCACGTTCCAGGCACGCCGTTGTAAGTGCGTGATTTTACTCTGAATCTGGATGGCGGGACTCGCTTTGATCACTTCGTTGATTTCAACTAAGAGCATCGGCAGTCCCTCTTTCTTTCGGAGATATGTCAGGTATTATATCCTACAGGTTATCTTTTTTCAATATAAAAATTACCTTTCATCCCATAAACTATCACCTTTAGGCTAAAAATTCCAATTTCAGCCGTTGCTGGACGTGGGTTTTCAGAGGTATCCCATAAACTATCACCTTTCATCCCATAAACTATCACCTTTCATCCCATAAACTATCACCTTTCATCCCATAAACTATCACCTTTCATCCCATAAACTATCACCTTTCATCCCATAAACTATCACCTTTCATCCCATAAACTATCACCTTTAAATCCGCAAACATAGGTGTGGCGTGGTCGCATCGCACCCTTAAAACATTTAAAAGACTTAAAAATATTAAAATAGTTAAACAACATGCACCCAAACGGCCTTTTTTTACAGAGAAGGGCTTCTATTTTCTGTTGTTCAACGATAAAAAAATTGAGAGAATTAAAGAATTGAGAGCCTCTCCCACAGAAACGCCCTCAGTAGCGCAGGTATGTGTGGGTTGATGATGGGATTTATTCGGTTAGTTGGAAGGACGCTCCTGCATCACGGGTATCACGTAGCTCCGAATCACAGAGCCGTCTAACGTTTCTGTCTCTACACGCGGTTCGGGTGCTTTGCGGTGATCAAATACGACATAGTACCCCGCCACGGCTGCTTCGAGTCCCACGTACGCTGCGAGTTGTGCTTTGCCTGCCTCATAGCGGGTATCCCCACCCCATATCTTGGTTTCAACGATGTACTTTCTCTGATTATGGAGGATGAGGATATCCATTCTGCCGCGCCCTGTTCGCACCTCCAAATACATCGTCCCTCCTACACTCTGGACACATTGCTCAAGATATGCAAAAAGGAGATGCTGACCGACGTATTCTTGGGGGGTCTCTGGCACTTGTAGGATTCTGAAACCTGCGCGTGCGATAAAGTCACGGAAGTTATCGAGGAGGGCATCCATGTGAATCTGTCCGTCGGGCGTGAGATAGTCCTGAAATCCGGCACGCGTGTCTGCGGGGAAATAGTCCTGTTCCAACCCATTCACTGCGGGTTTGAACGCCTGCATGACACGGAATTGATAAATCGGATTGACGATTTCACATAGACCATCAGCACCTTCACCGATAACGCCGTACGTCGCGAGTTCACTAATCAGTTCATTGTCGAGGTTGAAGGATACCCCCTCATCATAAGAAGCAATTTTCATCAAGAGTGCCTCAAATCGCCGATCTCTACGGATATTGGTCACCAGATGCTCTGTATGCGTGTTTCGTTCGCGAAGGAGCTGCCCGTGTGCTTTTGAAAAATGTTCCATTCTGACTGGTTCGTTTTTCGGAATGTTCATCTCCGCGGTAAGGATTTGGGCGAACCGGTTGACGAGTACAGGCTGTCCAGCCGTCTGTTTGTGGATAGATTCAATGACCACAGGTGCAAAGGGCTGCCCTGCTTCGTCTGTGTATTGGGAAAGAAGTTCTCGGACCTGCTCAAGCGTAAAGTTCGGCAATTTGAACTCGTCTTGGATATTAAAAGGCGAAATGGAGCGATCGTAGTTGAGTTGCGTAATGCTCTTGACACCCACAATACCGACGCTGTGCGGGCAGCGATCTCTACCAGAGAGGTAGATGTGGCGGAGTGAATAGAGAAAATCACTGACAATGGTTCGCGGGATCCCATCAAACTCGTCAATAACCAGCACGACTTTCTGTCCACTATAATGGTGTTCCAGAAAGTTTGAAAATTGTCGAAAAAACCTTCTCATCGAAAGATGATTGGTTATTTTCGTGTTGTCTAGAAAGTGCGTTAGGGCTTCTGAGCGTGGGATGCCACGTCTTTGGAAAACTGCCTCTATTTCCTCGCGAATATCTTCGTAGAGACCTTGGTAAAACTCGGCGGGTTCGAGGTTGTTAGATGACTGGAAATCGATCTGAATTGGAAAATATGCCCCAACGGGGAGTGTCTCTAAAGCGCGATGGAAGAACGTGGTTTTGCCGGTCTGTCGGGGCCCGAAAAGGACGACATACCTCCCCTTTTCCAGCCTATTGATGAAATCCGAGAGTTCATCTGTCCGGGCAACAACGTAGTTATCTTCAGGGTAGACAGGACCGCGAGTTTCAAAGCTTCGCATCTACAGATCTTCCTCTCACAGAAACTATTGAGATTTTATTCTACACGATATTTGCCTACGCGTCAACCCGTTTTTCCACAGTTTTCATTATCGGCGAAATTAGAGGCAGCCCGATCCCGCTGAAACGATCCTTTCCCGGTGCCTTCAAATTCCGAAACACCCGCTGCGGAAAAGTCGTTAGGCGATGGGAGGTTTGCCTCTATTCTGAAAGAAAACATTCAGTGCCTCGCCTAAAATTTCTTGGAGGTTCTTGTCTTCCTCAGCGGCAATGATCCGCAACTGGCGATGGACTTCGGGTGTGAAATAGCCGGAGATGTTCTTTTTCCCACGGCGCGATGCTGCGATCTTCTCATTGACCGGCTCTGAGTTTCCGCCTGCTGTTTGAGGGGGCTTGGGTTTATGAGGGTCAGGGGTGTTTTGTTGCAGGACTTCAGCGAGATTGACTTTTTCTTTAGCTGGCATAGGGGGACTCCATTGTTTTGAGGATATATTGATAAAGCGCGGTGATTTCAGCACTGGCTTTACTTCTGGGTTGAAACTCTTGGACCCCGAACCCGGCGTTGTAGGCATGCGTGAAGGCGATACGGTCTCCGATGTCGCACGGGGCAGAAGGTATATCGTAGATATGAAGTCCTACTCTCGCTTGTTCTGCGAGCATGCCGTAATGGGTCACGCCGTTGAGAACGATCCGGGCGGGTGTTTTTGCGAGGTGGACGAGGTCTATCGTGGTGCCGATGGCTTGGATGCTAACCAAGTCTGGCTTACAGGGGATGATGACGAGGTCGGCGGCGCGTGCGGCATCAAGTGCCGCGGATTCTGTGTGGGGTGCGGTATCGATGACAGCGAAACTTGCCCCGTTTTCTTCTGCGAGTTGGAGCATTTTAGGTAACCGTTCGGCATGCGTCGAGATGACGGCTGGGGTGTCTTCGGCGCGATTGTCGCCCCATTTCGCAGAGGAACTTTGTGGGTCGAGATCCAGCAGAACGGTTGTGTGTCCCGCGAGTTCGGCAGCGACGGAGAGATTCGTAGAAAAATATGTTTTCCCTGTCCCGCCTTTTTGCGACAAGATGGCTATCTTTTTCATCAACATTTCGGAACTCCCTGTGTGTTTGCATGCAAGTTACGCTTGCGTATGAGAATGGGTTACAAGACAGCGATGCAGGAGTGTCAGCAGTGCTTACATTTACACAATGTCGACATATCAGCAGTGCTTATCAAAACCACCGAGGTGTTTTGCTTAGGCATTATCTGTCCTCACGCTGAGCTCGGAAGTGTTCAAAACGCTCCTCTCTCTATTGGCCTGAAATTGAGGAGGTATCGGCAAACAGCCCCAAAAAGCATAAGGCTTTAAGACCAGCGCTCCGTTAACAACACGCTGTATCGTTCTGACCAGTGTCCCTACCCCTAAATGTTTTTCTGAGGCGTTGAGCGTCAAGAGAGTGCGGTTCCTGTGGCTAATTTTGAGAGGATCAGCACAACGTCTTCGGAAATTCGGTTGCCTGTTACTATTTGTTAACTCACTGCGTCTCTCCACATTTGCTGAAATTGTGGACAAAACTTAACTGTGCGTATCAAAATCGGCTAAATTGGAGGGTTTTTTCCTATATTTTCCCTGTTAAACTTAACGTTATGTGCAAAAGGTTAAGTTCAAAGAATGAATGGATTTAATAATCCCTGAGTCCGTTCTTTTATGTTACGTAAGGTTTCAAGGAAACAGAGACGAAACTTTACATTAGTTTTATGTTTTTCATGTTCATGGAGGAAAATTAGTAATGTTGTCAAATAAAATGACATTTTCCTTAACGATTTTAATGATGTTGCTCTCCATCGGGCTTGTCATACCACCTGCACTGGCAGGGGAATTTGAGGCATATTTCACACCGGGTGAATTGATGGTGGATGTATCCTCAGATGATGGGTTACAAGTGCGGTCTGGCCGTAGCCGTCTCCAATTTACTACTGATAATGTAATTTCGGGTACAACTGACCCTGCGGGGTATCCGAGGATGGCTGACCCTAATCTACAGGTTGTCCTTTCAATTGCATTCGATAGAGTTGTGCAGCTGGGCCCTGATGTAACAGATGACACTGTAACCCCCGACAATGATCCCCTTCAGCTCTCCGATTTTATGGTTGATGCTTATGATGATCTTGGGCGATCGCTCGGTTCGTTAGATCTAAACCATACGGTCGGTGATCCTGCAGTTCCAATAGCAACCCTTGCCTTCAGCACACCCCAGGCGATTAATGTTGCGGATCCGGGTGAATTACCGGGTCAGCAATTCCGGCTCACCGTTGACTATGGCGTACTCGAGGAGGCCTACAATGTGGCCACAGGTGGTCCATTTGAGATCCACACGCTGTTTTTTACATTGAATAAAGAGGCAGTTGCGGATTCGAGTATTGCGGCAATTGAGAAATATCGGAAAGATCCGAAAGAGGACAATAAGCCAGATACGAGCAAGGGGCCGAAGTTCTTGCGAGTCGACCTCGTAGATGACGATGAAGGGAATGCCCATTACGCGAAGGTTACCGGTCCCTCTTCAGCGATGTTAGCCAGTTTTACTGGCAGTACCACAGCTAGGGCCGCGGGTACTGCGCCGGTCCCGATTGAAGTGTCGGATCCGGGCGTGGTCGATATTTCAAGGGTTGATCCACAGAGTGGTATTGCAGCGGTCGCAACCGGTGCCTTTGATGTTCGGATTATCCTCACTGAGGAGCCGGCAGAATTCACCAGTGATCACATTATGGTCTTGAATGGGTCAGCAGCGGATCCCGTCGCGCTTATACCCGTGGCTCCTGGAGCCGCTGGAATTGATGTCAATGACTTCCCCGGGAAAAGATATAATGAAACAGGCACTCCCCTTACTGGTAATGCTGCTGGTATCCCTGCGGCGGGTCCACCTGTTGGTCCTACTGAGTTCCCTGAACCGACTGGCAGAGATGACATGTATCACCTCTACACCGTGACGATTACGCCGAAAGACAATTTCACAGGTAACGTAACAGTCTGGGTGAAAACATTTGATGACAAGGTGATCCCGAGTCCAAACAGTTATCAGGCATTGACGCAGGCACAAATCTTAGCGGATACGCTGTCAGGTGATGCTGAGCGCGTAAGGGATGTGAGAGTCCTTCGCGAAGTGCTGTCTGTTCCGGTGAAAACCGGTAAATCGACTGCTACTGTAGACCAAGAAGCCCGAGATACGGCTATCAAGACCGAGCCGAATGCGATTCGCCTGCCTGAGAAGCAGTACATTCCGGCAAACGGGTATCTCGTTCTGGCGAGAGGAAAAGTAGAACATACAGGTATCATTGACTCACCGGTTGAAAAGTATAGTGATGATGCGAACACGACCTTCAAGACAGGCTTAGCAGTTAATAAGCGGAGTTACAACGTTAAACATGAGTTCGGTTTCCCCTTTCCGGCATCCAATCTGGTAAGTTTCTTCCGAAACGGTGGCACGATCCAGTTGGTCCACAAAAACGTTGCGGGTAACACTGCTGGCGTTGAGAAAAAGAAAGGGTATCCGGGTGCTAACGATACCGCGTATACTGCGGGTCAGGTGATCATCAGTGAGATCATGTGGGGACAGGATAATGGTCAGGCGGATGCTGATGTCGCAAAGAGCCAATGGATTGAATTGCATAATACGACCGCATCTGTGATTGGCATTGACAAAAACGAATGGGTACTTGCATTCCAAGGTCCCGGAGGTAGCAGCTCTGCATTAGGGACTGTCATTGATACGGTTGGTAACCTTCCAGGGGGTGTCCGTTGGAATCCACCCGGTAGCAGTGGCGTATCTGTAGCCACACAGACGTATCCAACCGTTTCAGATCTCGTGTCCATGTCCCGTATAATGGGTACGACCGATGGCACAGCTGAAGCGAGTTGGGCAGCGTCTATGGTTCCGACTAAGAACATAAACGGACGGCGTATTGCCACGCCAGGGGCTGCGAACAGTTATGTAAAACCCGCAGAAGCCCCTGCAGCAACGTCAGAACCGCCACCCGCGAAGGCAGACGTTGCGACTGGATCTGACATCATGGTTTCTGAAATCATGGTCGCCAGTAATGGTGGCAGACTCCCGCAGTGGATCGAACTCTCCAACGTTAGCGGTAAGGAAGTCAGCCTCATGGGCTGGTCAATTGACATTGACAACGATTCTGCCGATGCTGACGTTGTCGGGGAAACCGTGAACGTCGAAATCGGTGATGTGACGGTTGATAAAGACCAGGTCGTTCTCGTTATCTCAAAGGCATCGGGGCGTAACTCGGGTGTCGGGACAGGCAAAGGCGATCTACGTGCAGATCGGATCGTGGATGCCCAGAGTCAGCTGAGTCCGAATGATGCTCGGTATTCGATGATCAGTGAGATGGCGTTCAAAGTCGCACTTCTACCCCCACAAACGGGTGGAGTCGTCGAACGTGGCGATGTCGTCGGTAACCTCGACCAAGGTTGGGAACTCCCAACGGCAGAAGGTAACCGGCGTTCGCTGATCCGTCGTGAGATGGATATGGGGACCGACGCAGCCGGTTGGATGCTTGCACCCTTAGATCTCGCCGGTGCCTATCGGACGACCTACTACGGCGACGATGAAGACGTAGGAACTCCCGGCTATGACGCGGGTGGTCCACTGCCCGTCGAACTCTCGAAGTTCACCGCCGCACGCGACCGAGTCACCGGTCAAGTCGTCATCGCATGGGAAACCCAATCGGAGTTGAACAACGCTGGATTCTTCATCAAGCGTTCACAGCAACGCATAGGTCAGTTCGTGGCTGTCAACCCGGCAATGATCCCAGGCGCAGGCACAACTTCTGAAAAGCGGTCTTATACCTACACGGATACGACTGCTCAACCAAACATCGTATACTACTACCAGATCGAAGATGTCTCCCTTGACGGGAATCGTCAAACGTTGACCCGTTCGCACCGCCTGAAAGGGCATATCGGTGCCGCAGGTAAACTCACGACGCTCTGGGGAGAACTTAAGGAACAAGAATAGTTCAAGGATTGCGTAGCAATCCGAACCGAAAACTATGAAGGTAGTAGCAACAAAGAGGTTATTTCAGGGATAAACTATTCAGAACTAACCTTAACCAAACTGGAGCCGGGGTGTCTCTGATGCCTCGGCTTTAGTTTTCACGATACTTGGCGGATAGGAGTCTCAACTCGGGGCACCAAACCCCGAGTCCTATCCAACCTTATGAGACAGGTTGATGCCAAGTGAAACTGTTGCCAAGTTGAATGAATCTTTAATAACGGACAAAACTGAATAGGAGATATTCTTTTGAAAACCAAACTTTTTACAACGAATTCATGCCTCGTTATGATGATGACCCTCGTGCTGGCGTTGGGTGTGCAGGGCACCGCGGAGGCGATTAATCGCTTGACCCGGAACGCAGGGGACCTTCAGACGGTAACCGCCGGTG contains the following coding sequences:
- a CDS encoding replication initiation protein, encoding MLLVEINEVIKASPAIQIQSKITHLQRRAWNVLLANAYNELPNTDIYSVSVAELSRKLGFNSHNADYLKETLEALVDCTVEWNILGKDNKQEWGVASLLASAKIKDGICTYGFAPHLRLQLHNPRIYTKLNLRLQNQFTSKYALVLWEVCFDYFDADRQQGETPFMSIEIFREFMGLEKNEYKIYKALNRDVIKPAIKEINDLTDYYVEVEQKRFKRKIAELKFRITKVKQLPVQESVFPDIENLPSVAVELVQVEIDRKMALRIAEQDWDFVMPEKLPPPG
- a CDS encoding AAA-like domain-containing protein — protein: MRSFETRGPVYPEDNYVVARTDELSDFINRLEKGRYVVLFGPRQTGKTTFFHRALETLPVGAYFPIQIDFQSSNNLEPAEFYQGLYEDIREEIEAVFQRRGIPRSEALTHFLDNTKITNHLSMRRFFRQFSNFLEHHYSGQKVVLVIDEFDGIPRTIVSDFLYSLRHIYLSGRDRCPHSVGIVGVKSITQLNYDRSISPFNIQDEFKLPNFTLEQVRELLSQYTDEAGQPFAPVVIESIHKQTAGQPVLVNRFAQILTAEMNIPKNEPVRMEHFSKAHGQLLRERNTHTEHLVTNIRRDRRFEALLMKIASYDEGVSFNLDNELISELATYGVIGEGADGLCEIVNPIYQFRVMQAFKPAVNGLEQDYFPADTRAGFQDYLTPDGQIHMDALLDNFRDFIARAGFRILQVPETPQEYVGQHLLFAYLEQCVQSVGGTMYLEVRTGRGRMDILILHNQRKYIVETKIWGGDTRYEAGKAQLAAYVGLEAAVAGYYVVFDHRKAPEPRVETETLDGSVIRSYVIPVMQERPSN
- a CDS encoding AAA family ATPase, translating into MLMKKIAILSQKGGTGKTYFSTNLSVAAELAGHTTVLLDLDPQSSSAKWGDNRAEDTPAVISTHAERLPKMLQLAEENGASFAVIDTAPHTESAALDAARAADLVIIPCKPDLVSIQAIGTTIDLVHLAKTPARIVLNGVTHYGMLAEQARVGLHIYDIPSAPCDIGDRIAFTHAYNAGFGVQEFQPRSKASAEITALYQYILKTMESPYAS